The following are from one region of the uncultured Campylobacter sp. genome:
- a CDS encoding antibiotic biosynthesis monooxygenase produces MCLNKITLSPEDNTKFEEILMKEMKASLAKESGVLVLFAFTLKDAPNQWIFFEIYAGEAAYEAHRQAPHFKEFLQARDDMVAMFEGFALKNNYSFSKTKPHK; encoded by the coding sequence ATGTGTTTAAATAAAATTACGCTTAGCCCTGAAGACAACACCAAATTTGAAGAAATTTTGATGAAGGAGATGAAAGCAAGTCTCGCCAAAGAAAGCGGCGTGCTGGTGCTTTTTGCCTTCACGCTAAAAGATGCGCCGAACCAGTGGATATTTTTTGAAATTTACGCTGGCGAGGCCGCGTATGAGGCGCACAGGCAGGCGCCGCATTTTAAGGAGTTCTTGCAGGCGCGCGACGATATGGTTGCTATGTTTGAGGGTTTTGCGCTAAAAAACAACTACTCTTTTAGCAAGACGAAGCCCCACAAATAA
- a CDS encoding DUF2798 domain-containing protein, translated as MIDIRYFRFVFAFIMALFMSLIISGVLTYVNLGFADGFFGIWMASYAKAFAVAYPSILVIAPLTTKITKAICVDKSQK; from the coding sequence ATGATAGACATTAGGTATTTTAGGTTTGTTTTCGCGTTTATTATGGCGCTTTTTATGTCGCTTATCATCTCGGGCGTACTTACATACGTAAATTTGGGGTTTGCCGATGGTTTTTTTGGCATTTGGATGGCCAGTTACGCAAAAGCTTTTGCGGTAGCGTATCCTAGCATACTCGTAATCGCGCCGCTAACTACGAAGATTACCAAAGCTATTTGCGTAGATAAGTCGCAAAAGTAA
- a CDS encoding isochorismatase family cysteine hydrolase, which translates to MKFDAKILEDLAVWFEELKEIKFSELLAGGAANTAFISVDMIEGFCSTGPLASPRVAATSDAIAQAFSAAYAAGARNLVLLEDSHEANCAEFDAFPPHAIKGTEGAKTIPQLRELPFFGEIKIFRKNSLSAAYCTEFNAFITQNPHIDTFVVLGDCTDLCVYQLVSHLKLSANEANVRRRVVVPANLVATYDAPGHEGDFYHAMFLRHMQTGLGAQVVRGIKFN; encoded by the coding sequence ATGAAATTTGACGCGAAAATTTTAGAGGATTTGGCGGTGTGGTTTGAGGAGCTAAAGGAGATTAAATTTAGCGAACTTTTAGCGGGCGGCGCGGCAAACACTGCATTTATCAGCGTGGATATGATAGAGGGATTTTGTAGCACCGGACCGCTAGCTAGCCCGCGAGTAGCAGCGACCTCGGACGCCATAGCGCAGGCTTTTAGCGCGGCTTACGCGGCGGGAGCTAGAAATCTCGTGCTGCTCGAGGATAGCCACGAGGCAAACTGCGCGGAATTTGACGCATTTCCGCCCCACGCTATCAAAGGTACCGAGGGTGCAAAGACGATACCGCAGCTGCGCGAACTGCCGTTTTTTGGCGAGATAAAAATCTTTCGCAAAAACTCCCTGAGCGCGGCCTACTGCACCGAATTTAACGCGTTTATCACGCAAAATCCACACATAGATACCTTCGTGGTGCTAGGCGACTGCACCGATCTGTGCGTCTATCAGCTAGTCTCGCACCTAAAACTTAGCGCAAACGAGGCAAACGTCAGGCGCAGAGTCGTCGTACCTGCAAATCTCGTCGCCACATACGACGCGCCGGGGCACGAGGGGGACTTTTATCACGCGATGTTTTTGCGGCATATGCAAACGGGTCTTGGCGCGCAAGTCGTGCGAGGGATAAAATTTAATTAA
- a CDS encoding HAMP domain-containing sensor histidine kinase, with the protein MTQIDKTSVQDGLKSLIEQTYLIEREYKNLTASYASLQGFIKDIVEILPNAIWVLDEAGEIFLQNSEALKLGQILKFIPQNEGEISAAGQIYLIKIAQKEGKKIISATDITTEKRTERLASMGQVAAHLAHEIRNPVGSISLLASTLIKKAGDHDRPVVEQMQKAIWRVERIIKATLLFTKGLTINAREFNLAELKGECEAAIECYTYGKEIKFSLNFPDLPYVGDRDLLAMVFQNMLFNAIDAVEENEDDDGWVRVDYRYCDGEHKFAVTDSGVPIKNQAMVFEPFKTSKLKGNGLGLHLCLQIVQAHGGSIEIELEPKSFCVNLPAKTGG; encoded by the coding sequence ATGACCCAGATCGATAAAACCAGCGTCCAGGACGGACTAAAAAGTCTGATCGAGCAGACCTATCTGATAGAGCGCGAGTATAAAAACCTAACGGCGTCCTATGCGAGTTTGCAAGGCTTCATCAAAGATATCGTGGAAATTTTGCCAAACGCGATCTGGGTTTTGGACGAGGCGGGCGAGATATTTTTACAAAACTCAGAAGCCCTAAAACTAGGGCAAATTTTAAAATTTATCCCGCAAAATGAAGGCGAGATAAGCGCCGCGGGACAAATATACCTCATCAAAATCGCCCAAAAAGAGGGCAAAAAAATCATCTCCGCAACCGACATAACGACCGAAAAACGCACCGAGCGCCTAGCCTCGATGGGTCAGGTCGCAGCCCATCTAGCCCACGAGATACGCAACCCCGTGGGCTCGATCTCGCTGCTAGCCTCGACGCTGATAAAAAAAGCGGGCGACCACGATCGCCCTGTCGTCGAGCAGATGCAAAAGGCGATCTGGCGCGTCGAGCGCATCATCAAGGCTACTTTGCTTTTCACCAAAGGCCTAACGATAAACGCGCGCGAATTTAACCTAGCCGAGCTAAAAGGCGAATGCGAGGCCGCCATAGAGTGCTACACCTACGGCAAGGAGATCAAATTTAGCCTAAACTTCCCCGACCTGCCCTATGTGGGCGACCGCGATTTGCTCGCAATGGTGTTTCAAAACATGCTATTTAACGCGATCGACGCGGTCGAGGAAAACGAGGACGATGATGGCTGGGTGCGCGTGGACTACCGATACTGCGACGGCGAGCATAAATTTGCCGTGACCGATAGCGGCGTGCCGATCAAAAACCAAGCAATGGTCTTTGAACCCTTTAAAACGAGCAAACTAAAGGGCAACGGCCTAGGCCTGCACCTGTGTCTGCAAATCGTCCAAGCCCACGGCGGCAGCATCGAAATCGAGCTTGAGCCAAAGAGCTTTTGTGTAAATTTGCCCGCAAAGACGGGCGGCTAG
- a CDS encoding cyclophilin-like fold protein — translation MRKILAVFMLFAGLNLAAGEKMQNLKIVLKSSNGEATAILDDTAAARSFAAQLPLTLNLEDYGGREKVAKLPKRLDISESPVGSDGKKGEISYFAPWNNFVIYYGYQPYYEGIVRLGVIEGDVSSVAKDGQIKIELAE, via the coding sequence ATGAGAAAAATTTTAGCCGTCTTTATGCTTTTTGCGGGGTTAAATTTGGCAGCAGGAGAGAAAATGCAAAATTTAAAGATAGTCCTAAAGAGCTCTAACGGCGAAGCGACGGCTATCCTAGATGATACGGCGGCGGCAAGAAGCTTTGCCGCACAGCTGCCGCTAACGCTAAATTTAGAGGACTACGGCGGACGCGAAAAGGTAGCTAAGCTTCCAAAACGGCTTGACATAAGCGAATCTCCAGTCGGTAGCGACGGCAAAAAAGGCGAGATCTCGTACTTTGCTCCGTGGAATAACTTTGTCATCTACTACGGCTACCAGCCTTACTACGAAGGCATCGTACGCTTGGGCGTGATCGAGGGCGACGTGAGCTCGGTTGCAAAAGACGGGCAGATCAAGATCGAGCTAGCCGAATAA